The Mycoplasma nasistruthionis genome contains a region encoding:
- the trpS gene encoding tryptophan--tRNA ligase — MEKQTILSGIKPTGDLTLGNYIGAIKNFVKLQEQYNSYVFVADLHALTTGSVNPKELLKARKTTVALYLACGLDPEKNVIFYQSEVPAHGMMQWLCTSETTVGELQRMTQYKDKSLKLKQANGTNKIPTGLLMYPTLMAADILLYNPDLVPIGEDQTQHLELTRNIAERFNSKYKTKFTLPNGYVPPVGSKIKSLTNPEVKMSKSEHGTKSTIYLLEDPNQAYNKILKAVTDSENKVYISKDKPGILNLLNIYAALNDLTLQETEALFKDKNYKEFKEAVAVSVKELLIKIQSNYQTALAQIDVVTSQGAEKASQIANYHLAKLMQKMGF; from the coding sequence ATGGAAAAACAAACTATTTTAAGTGGTATTAAACCAACTGGTGATTTAACATTGGGTAATTATATTGGTGCTATTAAAAACTTTGTCAAATTACAAGAGCAATATAATTCTTATGTTTTTGTGGCTGATTTACATGCTCTAACAACTGGTTCGGTTAATCCTAAGGAACTTTTAAAAGCACGTAAAACTACAGTTGCACTTTATTTAGCTTGTGGTTTAGACCCTGAGAAAAACGTTATATTTTATCAATCAGAAGTACCAGCTCATGGAATGATGCAATGATTGTGTACGAGCGAAACAACAGTTGGTGAATTACAACGGATGACGCAATATAAGGATAAATCTTTAAAATTAAAACAAGCTAATGGAACTAATAAAATTCCAACAGGTTTATTAATGTATCCAACTTTAATGGCTGCTGATATTTTATTATATAATCCTGATTTAGTTCCAATTGGTGAAGATCAAACGCAACACTTAGAATTAACACGTAATATAGCAGAAAGATTTAATTCAAAATATAAAACTAAGTTCACTTTACCAAACGGATATGTGCCTCCTGTAGGTTCAAAAATCAAATCATTAACCAATCCAGAAGTTAAAATGTCTAAAAGTGAACATGGTACAAAATCAACCATTTATTTATTAGAAGATCCAAACCAAGCATATAACAAAATTTTAAAAGCTGTTACTGACTCTGAAAACAAAGTTTATATTTCAAAAGACAAGCCAGGAATTTTAAACTTACTTAATATTTATGCAGCTTTAAATGATTTAACCTTACAAGAAACTGAAGCTTTATTTAAAGACAAGAATTATAAAGAATTTAAAGAGGCAGTTGCTGTAAGTGTTAAAGAGTTGTTAATCAAAATTCAATCAAATTATCAAACAGCTTTAGCTCAAATCGATGTTGTTACATCGCAAGGAGCTGAAAAAGCAAGCCAAATAGCAAACTATCATTTAGCAAAATTAATGCAAAAAATGGGATTTTAG
- the thrS gene encoding threonine--tRNA ligase → MKANKELNHTTSHLLGAAVQMLYPGVKLGFGPATDEGFYYDFEFVEPLSDTDLAKIERLMKKLASRNLEMIQVDASQYDFSDKPYKKELFDELVSQGKNITFYALKDPLNQEIVFVDLCAGGHVENTKNIKNLKLLSLAGAYWRGNSDNIQLTRIYGTSWETKQELDDYLAILQDRKERDHRKIGREMKLFTFNRLGGQGLPFWLEDGMYIHNEIKKVILQMDRKYGFTEVLTPHFGEEELYKISGHLAHYKDDMFKPIVVENERLIARPMTCPHHIICYETEKRSYRDLPIRYSEQSQLYRYEKSGALTGLERVRGMLLTEGHLFVRKDQIAQEFKSMYNLIKETLDLFKIEISYVSLSLRDKENKDKYYDNDSMWNEAEDQLRNVLNELGVMYEEKTGEAAFYGPKMDIQIFTALGHEVTVSTLQLDFLLPERFDISFTNKDNELERPVMIHRGLIGTYERFVAILIEQTKGVLPFWLAPKQFTIIPATNSQEDIDYANQVQKLLFSADFRAKADLRDERLGKKVREAQMSKSKFQVIVGEKERLEETVSYRQYGSQETTTMPLNDFVIKMMRLRDSRE, encoded by the coding sequence ATGAAAGCAAATAAAGAACTAAACCATACAACTAGCCACTTACTAGGCGCAGCCGTTCAAATGCTGTATCCAGGTGTTAAACTAGGGTTTGGTCCAGCAACAGATGAAGGATTTTACTATGATTTTGAGTTTGTTGAGCCTTTAAGTGACACAGACTTAGCAAAAATCGAAAGATTAATGAAAAAATTAGCATCAAGAAACCTTGAAATGATTCAAGTTGATGCATCACAATATGATTTTAGTGATAAACCATACAAAAAAGAATTATTTGATGAATTAGTATCACAAGGCAAAAACATTACTTTCTATGCTTTAAAAGATCCGTTAAATCAAGAAATTGTTTTCGTCGACTTGTGTGCCGGTGGTCATGTTGAAAACACCAAAAACATTAAGAATTTAAAACTTTTATCATTAGCTGGTGCTTACTGAAGAGGAAACAGTGACAATATTCAGTTAACTAGAATTTATGGTACTTCTTGAGAAACAAAGCAAGAATTAGATGATTATTTAGCTATTTTACAAGATCGTAAAGAAAGAGATCACCGTAAAATTGGTAGAGAAATGAAATTATTTACTTTTAATCGTCTAGGCGGACAAGGTTTACCGTTTTGATTAGAAGACGGAATGTATATTCATAACGAAATTAAAAAAGTCATATTACAAATGGATCGTAAATATGGTTTCACAGAAGTTTTAACCCCTCACTTTGGAGAAGAAGAACTTTATAAAATTTCAGGACATTTAGCTCATTACAAAGATGACATGTTTAAACCTATTGTTGTTGAAAATGAGCGTTTAATCGCGCGTCCTATGACTTGTCCACATCACATTATTTGTTATGAAACAGAAAAAAGATCATATCGTGATTTACCGATTAGATATTCAGAACAATCACAGCTATATCGTTATGAAAAATCAGGTGCTCTAACAGGGTTAGAAAGAGTTAGAGGAATGCTTCTAACAGAAGGGCACTTATTTGTTAGAAAAGACCAAATAGCGCAAGAATTTAAGTCAATGTACAACTTAATTAAAGAAACCTTAGATTTGTTTAAAATCGAAATTAGCTATGTTTCTTTAAGTCTTAGAGATAAAGAAAATAAAGACAAATACTATGACAATGATTCAATGTGAAATGAAGCAGAAGATCAATTAAGAAATGTGCTTAATGAATTAGGCGTTATGTATGAAGAAAAAACGGGCGAAGCTGCGTTTTATGGTCCAAAAATGGATATTCAAATCTTTACAGCTCTAGGACATGAAGTGACTGTTTCAACTCTACAATTAGATTTCTTACTGCCTGAAAGATTTGATATTAGCTTCACTAATAAAGATAATGAATTAGAACGTCCAGTTATGATTCACCGCGGTCTAATCGGTACATATGAACGTTTTGTGGCGATTTTAATTGAACAAACAAAAGGTGTGCTACCATTTTGACTAGCCCCAAAACAATTTACCATTATTCCTGCAACAAATAGTCAAGAAGATATTGATTATGCAAATCAAGTTCAAAAATTATTATTCAGTGCTGATTTTAGAGCTAAAGCCGATTTACGTGATGAACGTTTAGGTAAAAAAGTTCGTGAAGCCCAAATGTCAAAATCAAAATTCCAAGTTATTGTTGGTGAAAAAGAGAGACTTGAAGAAACAGTTTCTTATCGTCAATATGGATCTCAAGAAACCACAACAATGCCTTTAAATGATTTTGTTATAAAAATGATGAGACTGAGAGATTCACGTGAATAA
- a CDS encoding PTS glucose transporter subunit IIA, whose product MSKYQVQHLTEIINAFGGTNNIVAYNNCVDQLRYDLKDLSLLNTDALKQLGAGSINVFDGAKHVQVTFENAEELNLAIKQNLTEIASKCNNQQSSENCGCDSKKEVKQELSNDFYAPLSGLVSSLDSLNDDVLAKNLVGKGFIIQADKSLNKVDVLAPFDAKITMMPANKSQVILKANNGAELVMLFGLDSYKLDGIGLTSPKALNDTIKANEVLMQLDLTKFNELNVKPNIIVVLTADSKYQEFTELSDQAIQGQLLAKLS is encoded by the coding sequence ATGTCAAAATATCAAGTGCAACATTTAACCGAAATTATTAATGCTTTTGGTGGTACAAATAACATCGTTGCTTACAACAACTGTGTTGACCAACTACGTTATGACTTAAAAGATTTAAGCCTACTTAATACAGATGCTTTAAAACAACTTGGAGCTGGTTCAATTAATGTTTTTGATGGCGCAAAGCACGTTCAGGTTACTTTTGAAAACGCAGAAGAACTAAATCTAGCAATTAAACAAAATTTAACTGAAATAGCAAGCAAATGCAACAATCAACAATCATCAGAAAACTGTGGTTGTGATTCTAAAAAAGAAGTTAAACAAGAATTATCAAATGATTTTTATGCACCACTATCAGGATTGGTTTCATCATTAGATTCATTAAATGATGATGTTCTAGCTAAAAACTTAGTTGGAAAAGGTTTTATTATTCAAGCAGATAAATCATTAAACAAAGTAGATGTTTTAGCTCCTTTTGATGCTAAAATTACAATGATGCCTGCTAATAAATCTCAAGTTATTTTAAAAGCAAACAATGGTGCTGAGTTAGTAATGTTATTTGGTTTAGATTCATATAAATTAGATGGAATTGGTCTAACATCTCCAAAAGCTTTAAATGACACTATTAAGGCTAATGAAGTATTAATGCAATTAGATTTAACTAAATTTAATGAATTAAATGTAAAACCTAACATAATAGTAGTTCTAACAGCAGATTCAAAATATCAAGAATTTACAGAATTATCTGACCAAGCAATTCAGGGACAATTACTAGCTAAATTAAGCTAA
- the rplL gene encoding 50S ribosomal protein L7/L12, whose product MAKLTKELFIESLKEMSIKEVMELVDAMKEEFGIDPMAAVAVAAAPAEGGSEEKTSVKVVLKADNGKKVAIIKAVKEILDIALMDAKKIVDALPAVIKENIKPEEAEAIRAQLVEAGADAVVE is encoded by the coding sequence ATGGCTAAATTAACAAAAGAATTATTCATCGAATCATTAAAAGAAATGTCAATTAAAGAAGTTATGGAACTAGTTGACGCTATGAAAGAAGAATTCGGTATCGACCCTATGGCTGCTGTAGCTGTTGCTGCTGCTCCAGCTGAAGGTGGAAGTGAAGAAAAAACAAGCGTTAAAGTTGTTTTAAAAGCTGACAACGGTAAAAAAGTTGCAATCATCAAAGCAGTTAAAGAAATCTTAGACATCGCTTTAATGGATGCTAAAAAAATCGTTGATGCATTACCTGCTGTTATTAAAGAAAACATTAAACCAGAAGAAGCTGAAGCTATTAGAGCTCAATTAGTTGAAGCTGGTGCAGACGCAGTTGTTGAATAA
- the rplJ gene encoding 50S ribosomal protein L10 gives MSESKFKAAKKEVVLEIVDKIQSSQAVAFAEYRGLTVSELEEFRKEAKKLGVEIKVFKNRLFKLAAEQTGFGDLDQYLVGPNIFAFSTNDDMSAAKLLVKFAKAHKLMVLKAGTYEGQVIDAAGIKQVASLPTYEEALGILARSMMAPLQQISLSLKLVSEGKTE, from the coding sequence ATGTCAGAATCAAAATTTAAAGCAGCTAAAAAAGAAGTTGTTTTAGAAATTGTTGACAAAATTCAAAGTTCACAAGCTGTTGCTTTTGCTGAATACCGTGGTTTAACAGTTTCAGAATTAGAAGAATTCAGAAAAGAAGCTAAAAAACTTGGTGTAGAAATCAAAGTTTTCAAAAACCGTTTATTCAAGCTTGCTGCTGAACAAACTGGATTTGGTGACTTAGACCAATATTTAGTAGGACCAAACATTTTCGCGTTTTCTACAAACGATGATATGTCAGCTGCTAAATTATTAGTAAAATTCGCTAAAGCGCACAAATTAATGGTGCTTAAAGCCGGAACTTATGAAGGACAAGTTATTGATGCTGCTGGAATTAAACAAGTTGCTTCATTACCTACATATGAAGAAGCTCTTGGAATTCTTGCACGTTCAATGATGGCTCCATTACAACAAATTTCATTGTCACTTAAATTAGTAAGTGAAGGTAAAACAGAATAA
- a CDS encoding exo-alpha-sialidase encodes MKKIILLALPALLVFSSATIACEHPKRIKKSVLFEQPVKNPEKDKPTIPVEPIEPIKPDSEELINLKNKLIDKSNQLINNLNKLQQIYSSETLTTYNTEAKENYSYNLNKLKNVSLEEVKQKIASVDEISNIAYSELKPEVVDLFKKAIKDFEKTNQNNLLFSELPFDESDLINDEKPKLNLDFEIMKIALNYQKYKNALDKYLKTVEINAKTNDLVKWILDKNTNNIDYLLDLKSFISLYQYLGKIENLMPIHLFNDVENTQEQYDFDDLLNKNNTVAKRFLTPSENIVLNIYKPNIKDDADTNSYNKLAATLKSGSLPVIVVAKNIQTNKVSVYPKLINFSNNVPELKRLVHLYDNNVFPGPSNGSHSYRIPGAIKLDNNEIIIKADKRIKSNFDAGYIDQVLKRYTNLKEQNNNQELIVTIDTGARHNHEGQTVDGQITKVTMPDGSSKLIYLFGLFKKNYHVMFNSNDNTLWTNDNDIPENTDYSGFVNKGKWRKIELRGNKATKIIAKPIVVDNKTNWWKLFKLKDQTILAKNINDQTELIPLNAVIDNSYDPETRKITGRVYDNIPSSIFNAFGENSTSTKTQIQQYITQDSVWDGNSKYNFQFTEYEFMLESTDNGHTWGNLRDFYPLIANDVPKKTQEYFLNSVGNGVQLKYQTGENAKYNNRILLPLYKKENKKESTLYIYSDDFGQTWNYVESGIDNVSESQMFEGLDGTIYWHMRQHKSNTLSLAISKDGGKTFVRHQISAPEIFDNQFSGIVVSTRPNKDNYAIISSATNGSRHLGSLYLTNTETLKNPETANFVKSYDIRNYLSVHGEPTESFLYSTPLIVNQTDNYIDVAIFFEVDLEGHFNITSRTVRIFI; translated from the coding sequence ATGAAAAAAATTATTTTATTAGCTCTGCCTGCTCTTTTAGTTTTTTCAAGCGCTACTATTGCATGTGAACATCCTAAAAGAATCAAAAAATCAGTACTTTTCGAACAACCTGTTAAAAATCCTGAAAAAGATAAACCAACAATTCCGGTTGAACCTATTGAACCAATTAAGCCAGATTCAGAAGAACTGATAAACTTAAAAAACAAATTAATTGATAAATCTAATCAATTAATAAATAATTTGAATAAGTTACAACAAATTTATTCATCTGAAACTTTAACCACTTATAACACTGAAGCAAAAGAAAATTATTCTTATAACTTAAACAAATTAAAAAACGTTTCTTTGGAAGAAGTTAAACAAAAAATTGCTTCAGTTGATGAAATAAGTAATATTGCTTATTCAGAATTGAAGCCAGAAGTTGTAGATTTATTCAAGAAAGCAATTAAAGATTTTGAAAAAACAAATCAAAATAATTTATTATTTTCAGAATTACCATTTGATGAATCGGATTTAATAAATGATGAAAAACCAAAATTAAATCTTGATTTTGAAATAATGAAGATTGCATTAAATTATCAAAAATACAAAAATGCTTTAGACAAGTATTTGAAAACCGTTGAAATCAACGCTAAAACAAATGATTTAGTAAAATGAATTTTAGATAAAAACACTAATAATATAGACTATTTATTAGATTTAAAATCATTTATTTCTTTATACCAATATCTTGGAAAAATAGAAAATTTAATGCCTATTCATTTGTTTAATGATGTTGAAAATACACAAGAACAATATGACTTTGATGATCTATTAAACAAAAACAATACTGTCGCTAAAAGATTTTTAACACCAAGCGAAAATATTGTTTTAAACATCTATAAACCAAACATTAAAGATGATGCAGATACTAATAGTTACAACAAATTAGCTGCAACATTAAAATCAGGTTCTTTACCAGTTATAGTTGTTGCTAAAAATATTCAAACCAATAAAGTTTCTGTATATCCAAAATTAATTAACTTTTCAAACAATGTTCCTGAATTAAAAAGATTAGTTCATTTATATGATAATAATGTTTTTCCAGGGCCAAGCAACGGTTCACACTCATATCGTATACCAGGAGCTATTAAGCTAGATAATAATGAAATTATTATAAAAGCTGATAAAAGAATTAAAAGCAATTTTGATGCTGGTTATATAGACCAAGTTTTAAAAAGATACACTAATTTAAAAGAACAAAATAATAATCAAGAATTAATTGTAACAATTGATACTGGTGCTAGACACAATCACGAAGGTCAAACGGTCGATGGTCAAATAACAAAAGTTACAATGCCCGATGGTTCAAGTAAATTAATTTATCTATTTGGTTTATTCAAGAAAAATTATCATGTTATGTTTAACTCAAATGACAATACGTTATGAACAAATGATAATGATATACCTGAAAACACTGACTACAGCGGTTTTGTAAACAAAGGAAAATGAAGAAAAATTGAACTGCGAGGTAACAAAGCAACTAAAATAATTGCCAAACCTATTGTGGTTGATAATAAAACAAATTGATGAAAACTATTTAAATTAAAAGATCAAACAATCTTAGCTAAAAATATAAATGATCAAACAGAATTAATCCCACTTAATGCTGTTATTGATAACTCTTATGACCCCGAAACTAGAAAAATTACAGGAAGGGTTTATGACAACATTCCAAGTTCGATTTTTAATGCATTCGGAGAAAATAGCACTTCAACAAAGACACAAATTCAACAATATATAACACAAGATAGTGTTTGAGATGGAAATTCAAAATATAATTTCCAATTTACTGAATATGAATTTATGTTAGAAAGTACTGATAATGGTCATACATGAGGCAACTTGCGTGACTTTTATCCATTAATAGCTAATGATGTTCCTAAAAAGACACAAGAATACTTCCTAAACTCTGTTGGTAATGGTGTTCAACTAAAATATCAAACTGGTGAAAATGCAAAATATAACAACAGAATTCTTTTACCTTTATATAAAAAAGAAAATAAAAAAGAATCAACATTGTATATTTACAGCGATGATTTTGGACAAACCTGAAACTATGTTGAATCAGGAATTGATAATGTTTCTGAATCGCAAATGTTTGAAGGTTTAGATGGCACAATTTATTGACATATGCGCCAACACAAAAGCAATACCCTTTCTTTAGCAATTAGCAAAGATGGTGGAAAAACTTTTGTTCGCCATCAAATATCTGCACCAGAAATATTTGATAACCAATTCAGTGGTATTGTTGTTTCAACTAGACCAAACAAAGACAATTATGCCATTATATCTTCTGCAACTAACGGTTCAAGACATTTAGGTTCTTTATATTTAACAAATACAGAAACCTTAAAAAATCCTGAAACTGCTAATTTTGTTAAATCTTACGACATTCGCAATTACTTAAGTGTACATGGTGAACCTACTGAATCATTCTTATATTCAACTCCTTTAATTGTTAATCAAACAGATAATTACATTGACGTTGCAATCTTTTTTGAAGTTGATTTAGAAGGACACTTCAATATCACAAGTAGAACTGTAAGAATCTTTATCTAA
- a CDS encoding collagen-like protein: MKKSLKFLTSVFAGISLTALPLVALSCENGKPGPKGDTGAKGPIGPKGDKGDRGLPGTKGDKGDAGEQGVAGPAGPKGDKGDAGKDGKDIAGYSLTLKQKDLVVYKGKGKVATDAQADNWVNFKDGITIKPGDTVTANIYFLGNADVGKYLIKASFPVYTFSINETNDVDRRLVQLIAAKGKQTPNGYGHELVNTYPVAVEYQLAASKVKLESIKVQVGNDWKDITSSFRSAGENLSSFTLTIPEVEASEKPTPTTETTTNQPAEGATATQPAPAA; encoded by the coding sequence ATGAAAAAATCATTAAAATTTTTAACTAGTGTATTTGCTGGTATTTCACTTACAGCACTACCGCTAGTTGCACTATCATGCGAAAACGGAAAACCAGGACCTAAAGGTGATACAGGAGCAAAAGGTCCAATCGGTCCTAAGGGAGATAAAGGAGATCGTGGTTTACCTGGAACAAAAGGTGACAAGGGTGACGCCGGAGAACAAGGAGTAGCAGGTCCTGCTGGTCCTAAAGGTGACAAAGGTGATGCAGGTAAAGATGGGAAAGACATCGCCGGGTATTCATTAACACTTAAACAAAAAGATTTAGTAGTATACAAAGGTAAAGGTAAGGTTGCTACTGACGCTCAAGCAGATAACTGAGTTAATTTTAAAGATGGAATCACAATAAAACCAGGTGATACAGTCACTGCAAATATTTACTTTTTAGGTAATGCAGATGTTGGAAAATATTTAATTAAGGCTTCATTCCCTGTTTATACTTTTTCAATTAATGAAACAAACGATGTTGATAGAAGATTGGTACAACTAATTGCTGCAAAAGGTAAGCAAACTCCAAACGGTTATGGACATGAATTGGTAAATACTTATCCGGTTGCTGTTGAATATCAATTGGCTGCTTCAAAAGTGAAATTAGAATCTATTAAAGTTCAAGTAGGAAATGATTGAAAAGATATTACAAGCTCATTTAGAAGTGCTGGTGAAAACTTATCAAGCTTTACTTTAACAATACCAGAAGTTGAAGCATCAGAAAAACCTACCCCAACAACAGAAACCACAACTAATCAACCAGCTGAAGGTGCTACAGCTACACAACCAGCTCCAGCAGCTTAA